The DNA sequence GGTAAATAAAACATTAAACAGTAACGCTCTGACAGGTTTTTACAATGTGTAAAAGGAATCAAATGCTTCTTACATACCACTTATGACGTACTACGATTGACAGTCAGCCACGAGTAGTGGCACACTGCACCGTGCACACACCGACTCTCACAAATTAATCTGACCATCGAGGTGAAACAAATGCCACAATGAGATACTGAAGGGCAGGCAGCTAGGCAGGCCAAATCAAGTtagatcccaaatggcaccctattccctatttaatgcattacttttgacctgggcccatattgctctggtcaaatgtagtacactatatagggagtacggttccatttgggatgtagcgGTAGTAGTGTCCAGTTGAGTTACACCCTGCACCACGTCAATCTATTTCCAGACTCTGTATATGTCTAAACCTCGTACTCCAAAGCCCTCAGAGGCATTGAAATAGAGTGACAAGCCACCTCCATAAATACAGATTCCAACTGTGGCAGTAATTGCTTTGTGAGCCCCTGAGGGCCAAAGCCCATCCTTCATATCTGAGGGGAAGTATATCCTccatacctgggttcaaatactattctaAATCAAATACTTTAAGCCTGCCTGAAATGCTAGAGGGGCAAGGTTTCCAGGTTTGcagttttgggactattctattggtcccATTAAGACAGGCAAGCTCAATAAACCACAGAAAGTATTTGAAACTATTTTGAATATTATTTGATGCCAGGTCTGGTATATCATCCCCTACTGAAGACCCTGGCCTGCAGGAGTAGCACCTTACAGGGTTATTGTCTTTTAACTCAACCTGACCACCTGACCACGTGTCTATTAAGGCGTCCATCCAAACATGACTCCATCCGCAGGCTGTATGCACATGTCCACCTGACCTCTCTGACCCCAGACCAAAGAGCTAGGCTTTGACCTAGCTGGGGGCAGGGCCAGGACAGGTCACGGCCTGTCTTTGTTTACTGACAGTGATAGGGGAGctaacacagacagagagaacaggtgGGCTGAACAGTTATAGCTTTTTACTGAAGGTTTTACTGAAGGACACTCGGCTATAGTTATAGGCAGTAAGACAGTGAGTCCCTGGCAGTAAGACAGTATCCACGACTGGATTATCTTCCCTCTGCGTCATCCTTAAAGAATATACATTATACAGTTTATGCCAACGCACTGATTATATAATAACACCATAACTATGTGCATTTATAATGTGGTCTGATAGAAATGTAATTATCCTGGTGTGAAAGTGTAGACTGAATATCAGAATGAACTTCAGTCTTACAGCACACAGTGGGCCTATAGGATTTCATTTCCCCAACAGTTGCTGCTGTATTAGCCACACAATAATCTGTCACCACATCCCTCACAGTCCCTCAGAGGCAGGTGGGTTTGATCCTGACGTTCTCACCAGTGTttgggagtagtgaactacatctTTTTCAACTTAACTAccttttgcagtagcttggtggtagttgaactaaattcaaaatcttggtagtgtttttttaaattactttttagccatgtagtggtgtagctaactactggaattACTGAAGTAGGAAatcatttcctttcttttttggcATCAGACCTTTCTAgttctcacttgaaacattgtttttgtgtttattAGGCAAAATTAAACATTgtgttaacatctgactccagagtgagctgttcttgcaatttgtagtctatgatatttcagatttagatatgattTATCatgaagtagtttggatgtagtgaactactttttcaaactAACTTTAGTTAAGTTAattatatttttcttaagggtagctttagtggaGCTTAACTTCtttcagtgtgaagtaattgtTAACTTGGTAAACTATATCTTCAGAGTAGCTTCCGCAACACTGGTTCTCACGTCTCCATCatggaaataaataaaatcactcTCCTCAGAGCTCCAGCTCTCTCATCATCTCAGTCCAGTCAAACCCACTCAGACCTCTTCTCCTGGCCCTCGCTGGTGTTTGACTGCAAGTCTGGGGCTGTCATCTCTACCAGGGTGTACTGACCCACTCTCCTGGTGCACACCACTGTTCCTGGGGGGACGCCCGCAGCGGTTGCCGTGGGGGGGCACAGGTCCCTTCGTGGGGGCGGGGGCGGTTTGAGGCGGCTGCGTTTGCTAACCCTGATGGACCTGGGTGTCCCCACGGGATCTACAGGGCACAGAGCCACCTCGCTCCCCTCTGCCTCGGGGCCCTCCTCCTGGGCTGCAGGGTAAAGGTTGTTTCCATTAGTGTTGGAGCCTGAAGGCCCTGAGGAGAAACTAGAACCACAGCGAGGGGCAGAGGGGTGCTCAGCCTCCCCCAGATGGGGATAGGCCCTCTGGTCAGCGGTGCTGGACTTACTGGCCCCTCTCTTCCGGAAGGTTCCAGGTTCCACCACCAGGTCCTGGGGGTGTAGAGGGAGGTTACCCTCCATGCCTCTGCTCCCCCCGCTGGACGGGAGGTAGTACTGCTCCTCCTCATACATCTTCTCCACCAACATCTTCGTCTTGGTCTTCTGCCTCACCGAGCGCTTGATGGCGCAGATGAGATCAGCCATGTTGAGTAATAACGACAAGGCGCCTGCCCCCAGCATGAAGTTAAGTATGATGGTCTTCTCCGTGGGCCTGGAGATGTAGCAGTCTACCTGAGTGGTGCAGGGAATCTGCTGGCACAGGAACCTCCTGGGGATATAGAACCCAAACAGGTAGTAGTGGGCCACCCCGAACCCAGCCTCCAGCAGTATCCTGAACAGAAGATGGAGGATGTATGCTCCTGTGAAACACTGAGTCCTGCCATGCTGTGCCTGGAGAGCAGTCTTGGTCAGGGCCGTCTTCCTGAATGACTCCTGCTGGATCTGGTAGAGCGGTCCAGCTCTGACTCTATCTGAGGGGTCAGTAGTGTCGATGGTGAGGCGTGATGTGACCTTATGAATGACGTAGATAACGAAGATGACATACGGGAGACAGAGAATGAGCAGCTGAACAAGCCAGAAGCGGAACAGAGAGATAGGAGCGAAGATGTCGTAGCAGGCGTTGGCACAGCCCGGCTGGATGGTGTTACACACAAAGCGTTCCTGTTCATCTTGGTAGAGGGGGTATCCAGCAAACAGCAGGACCAGGATCCTCAGTAAAATCATTAGGATCAGCCATATCTTCCCTGAAGACAGAGTAAAGAACGTAAGAGTTAGTCACAACCACTCTCGCACTTGCAATAAATATTACAGATATGTTGAAATCACGTagttgaatttaatttaattttgcaGGACCGGTAAAGTTTAAAATGATTTTTAACTGCTAATAAATGTGTTAATAAGCTTAGCAAGTAAATATATTTTGCCTGTACATTTTCATCAAAATTGTTAGGTATTTTGAGGAATATCTAAATGGAAAATATCCCAAAACATAAAACTTTAAAACAGAATCTTGTCTGACAGGGAGTTTAGTAAGTTGCACATTTTTTAACGTATATGGGTCAAAAATTTGTCAGAGTCATTCATACCTAACAGACAGCGGAAAGTTCTCCCCTTGAGTTTGAGCTTGAGCTGGACAGACTGACAAAGGCATTCCGATGATCTATTCTATGAGCCCTTGTCAGATGTCAGATCAAAGCAACGGAAGGATATAACTTCCAGAACTGACAGAACGGCATTAAACATACATAATCGTATATGCATAGCAAACTGATGTTCTCTCTGATATTTTCTGATTGACAATATCTTACAATGAAAAATCCAGTCTGCATTCTGCTCAGTGAAAGATCCTAAAAGATACTCACCTACTAGCGTTATGTTGTGGTTCAGAGAGATGAAGACCACCTCGGAAGCGCTTTGTCTCCCCATGTTAGCAGATGATGATGAAGGCCCTCTGAAGCCACGCTGTCCTCCTCCAGGCCTGAGCCTCAATCACCAGGACACTGTCCACCCTAACCCACCTCCAAACCAGGGGAACAATCGTTCCACAGGAGCCAGTGACTTCCAGATGAGCAGATTAACTAGACACTAGAGTCCAGTTCTAGCATCTCTCTTCAATTAGAATAGTACAATCGCTCTACTAGAATCTACATCAGCCAGTCACCTTCAGGTTTTCAGATAGAACTTGTGGATAGTTTATCCTAATACAAGAACCTCTCGTTTGCTAGAATGTCTTACTTTAACtgataaaaatcagaaaatcttCCAAAATTCTTGAGTCTGGAGAGTCTGTACACCGCCAGAGTCCGTAGAGTCCACCCTGCCTGCCTTCAGCCCAACGTCAGTCCTGTCTTACCTCTGGTGTCTTCCCCCAGTCTGTCCTGTCCCAGCGACCACTGTCCTCAGACAACAGAACAGGAGACGGGAGTGAGCCCCATTGTAAGGGTTATTCTTACCCACCAGTAAGAGAGGCATGTCCACCATCCTGGCATTGCTGAGATATTTTGGTGGCTGGCTGGGTGTCCTTCCAGGAGAATAACAAGCTGCAGGATTACTCATTAAATTGCTGTATTAAGTTCTTAAGCACAATGGAAAGCATTTCAAAGCTAGTCCCAATGAATATCCCTGCCAAGGATATAGAGGGTCCATGTGGCATCTTCTTCACATTGTCATGTTGGCTGGATACCATGGTGAATGATGACTTGTGTTGAATCGTGATAATTCATGGCAAGTTTTTAAATGGCTTTTGTATGAGACTTGTAAAAAACTCTGGcattatatataatataataaacaAAATGATAAATGAAAAGCAAGGATGGAAGCTTTAACTGTTGCCATGGAAAAGAAGGCCCACATTGGTATTCCCTGTATTGTGACCTTGCTGTCATAAATAAATCATTTTATCCTCTCAGAGAAGGACATCTTTACTGGACATATGGCATGGGCTACAGACTGGGCTTGTCCCATTAATGACTGGAGATGTATGCTGATTAGTATTGGCAGATGCCGGGCAGTAAGCAGTCATAAAGGGTTCCAGTTATTACAATGTACTTCTGTGGAAAAGAGCTGCATGTGTGGAGGCTGCTTTGTGGGGATTGAGTTACGGGCTGTGATGAATACTCAGGGGAATTTAGGTTGAGCGCGATTGCATGCGAGTCTGTATGTGTGGTTGAGGACTGCAGTGGATTTGCAGTATATGTCTGTAAAACATGGGTAATGACTTATTTTAAAGGTTGGGAAACAGGTTAGCACGTTGCTATTTGAATGGTTCCATTCAAATCAACAAATGTGCACGTTAAAGGGTGCACAATGGTCATACTAAAATAAAGAAATGGACCAAAGGAATAAATTGTATTTCTTTGGTCCTTGTTCAACCTCATTGCCTTGTAATACATGTGGGATTTATAACGGATTATCATCTCTCCCTCAGCTTTGTATACTTATTAATATCATACCCACACATCACTTGAACCAATATATTTCATAAAATTAAGTAAGCTTTTCCCTGTGTAACATATTAGTACTCCTGGCTCGTAGTGTGTAGAGATGGtcctgcaggtgtgtgtgtgtgtgtgtgtgtgcgtgctcatAACAGACATGACAGCGTGTTATTCATTAGCCTACAGCTCTCCTTCAGTAATTGTCACTGCAGAGAATCAATTGACTAGCGCAGCAATTACCACTCAGTATTTGAAATGTAATTCTGGGATAATATGGAGGATTATACACGGTCCAGATTGACAATGTGGCTGTGCGAGTGTAAACAGTGAGCTTTTCTGGCATTTAAATCTTTGTTTCTTAgagagattttttttattttttttatatactttgaTTTTGGGCTGTAGTCATGTGTAGAAAAGTGCTGCTTTGTTCCCATCTTTAGACCCTGCTTGAAATCCATATACTTAACGTTGTGAGTGACCGTCTTTGAATGGCATAAGACAAAACATTGACGGAGGATACTACGTAACAGATAGTTTAGTAGCTAGCTACTGACATTCTTATTTCTCATTCAAGcggtctctctttcactctgacactgacctggtcctttatattgGGACACATGACATCCTTACCTCTCCTCCAGGAGTGCTCAATCAGAGACACCAATAGACGTGCTAAGTAGACCAGACCACTGCAGAACCAAAGCAAGGTTCTGGCTAGAGTTCAATCATATTCAAATGGATGACACTGTAGTATACACTTGACTTGGACACACGTACAATATAAACAGGAGTCCACCCATTGAAAATTAAACTGATACTGTTCACGTACAGCAAAAACAACTACATAAAGCATTTAGAAAATATCATGTAAACAGATGGACTGACATATGCATATAAAGACTTCATGAATGATACATTATCAAGCCTAAGTAAAGTGATACAATGGTATTTTTATTGCAAGGATTAAACGTTTATTTATTGTGCAGGTTTCTAAACATTGCTTCTGAACTGGGCGCATCAGTTCAACTAAAATCATAGAACAGATcatacagggagagagactggggcttaTTTAGCCTCTAGTCTTTTAGGGTTCATGGTACTGGAATCACTTCTTTGCCAAATAGAACGTAGCCTACAATTAACTAAGAGATTAGTCCTCAAAAGATACAGATTAACCACATTGGGCAAACTGAGAACAGGAACAAATAACAACAGAATCCCAGAAATAAACtataaacaaaacataaaaacaGAGTTCACACAACTACAGCAGTTTCTTTCATTAGCACAGGAAATCATTGACAACTGAGAGTTGAATTTGTAAATCCTAAAATTGTCATagaagagatagaaagagaaaagGTAGAAGAAGTAAAAACTCTATGCAGAGGTAGAGTTTAGTGCACACGACTATCACACAGGTCACTAGCCTAGGTTATACCACAGGCTCGGGCCCATAGAGCATGACGAGTCCACTTTCATTTCTAGGAACCAACATCAGACtgtatgcacacacacgtacaatAAATAGGATATACAATCTTAAAAATACCTCTACTGTCTCATCACGACAACACCTGTTTCTTTATTCCCCGAAGACATTTGCACTTCAGTTGCTCACAGTCACAGCTCCATAGAACGCAACAGTTCCATTTCAGGGTCCCTACATCATTCCAACTGTTCTGTTTCCAAGGCCATACCATTCCAACAGTTCCATTTCAGAGTCCTTATACCATTCCGATCACATGCAAAGGGGATCTATTATATCACAGCAACACATATTCAAAGGCTAATTATTTGATACTTTGGTACAAATCCATCCCTTTTTACATATGAAAGTGAAACATCTGGCAGATAGTTGGTCCTGATGAATGGTTGGAAAGAATGCTGATTGGTATTCACGGAATGCTATCAAATAAGACTATGAAAACAACAACTGTAGAGACCTTTGATAAGGAATTGCTTTTATCTTTTCAATAGTTAAGAATGCTTAAGAGTGGGGAAACACCATAAACTCAACAACTTTAAAATAAAATCTAGAACAAGAGGAATGTTGCACTTACATACCCGGTTTTGCAACAGGGATATCATAAAACCATGTAACATTGAAAACATAATTAATATGTCAcagaaaatgtatgtatgataagatGAGTCTAACTGAACTGTCTCAATTCAATGTTTGAGTGTCAACACACATGAACCCATCAttcattgtagtttatctgagcTATGCAAACTTGATATGAAAGAAAAGATCCTGACAAAGATTCAAATTCCTTCCAATGGTTTTACTATCTAGACTCTAGATGAATTAATACCAGCTTCCATATATTCCATAGTTCTAAACTCTCTTCATATCTGGTATAATAAGACATTGCAATTTTTTCCTAATGTAAATACTGATCAGATATTTATAAATATTTCACCACAATTCTCCTTGTTTGAAAGTTAGTGTGCTCTTTGTCTGCACACTGATATCTTATATACACTGTACAAAATCAATTAATTTGCTAAATAActatattttatttattgttAATGCTTTTGTGAACAGTGACTGTTAATcaataaacattatttttttcttaTACACTGTAGTACGTTTTTAGAAATACATTTCCAATATACTGAAGAATCATCATGCAAATTGGTTTGCTGAAATTACGTTTGTGCTGTTTCTTTACAAGTTGGAAGAtctgtaatttaaaaaaataaacattcaaGAAAAGAATGTAACCCCCGTTGCACTTTAAAAAGTAAAAAGGAAGGTCTTCATGTTACACTAGCATGTTACAGGCACCACAAATCAGAACAATGGCAGTGAATCCACTATATGGATGTTCAAACTTACCATTTTGTCTTACTTACACTATAGTTACTTCCTGTTCTTGGAAGCTGCTTTTCTCCTTTCTATTCGAGTGCTTGTCATTCAAACTCATCCCTGTACGTCATTCAAGACCTGGCATGAAACAAAGTGGTACATGAATATTGCTTGGAGTGAGCGGACGCATCTCAACAAGGGAATGTTCACTGGAATGTTTCACTGTGGcagtatcccaaatggcaccctatggccctggtcaaaagtagtgcactatatagggaaaaggctgccatttgggacatagtctATCATTTTGGccatgaggaagagagagaaggaactaaTGTGTGAAATAGTTTTAGATAATCATCACTCAGTGGCAAATTGGTATAGCTAGAGATAGAATGCAATTATTTTTGTCTGTAAAGATAATTTTGTTCACCTTCAACTGAACTTCATTTCTCAGTCTTCTCGCCCTAATGAAGTTATTCTTCAAATGTCtgtcttcctctttctctactgtaTATCTCTCACTTCACTTTCCCTCTCTTGGTGTCTTTATGTAAATTTAAGTAAAAAACAGTTGCCATTTTAAACTCAAACACAGGTGCAGTTTGTTGAACGTTACGGAGAAAGAAACCCTTGAGGGTTTGTAACTTGGCAGTTTGATTTCATTGCAACCAAACACAGTAAGAACAATACTTGATGAGCACTTTTTACTTCCTCCAAGGAAAGCAGAGACATTTCTATATTTCAGGAATGCATACAAATTAGGTTTGCCTGTTACCTGGGAAAAAAACATTGTGCTTTAGAGAGGAATTTGCTGAAATCCTTAAAAATCATAGGAATGTACAAAGTATACCCAACCGATTTCTCCTCTATACAAGACAGTCAACCTTTAAAATGGCTATTGGAATTGTGTTATTTGAGTCATGGGTTATTATTCTAGGATTTTTCAAATCGTTCCACTGTCTTTTGATCTTTCCAATGTTCTTTTAATCTTTTCCCATCTGGCTCCTGCTCTTCTGCCAGTGGAAACGTATTGGTCACCAAGTCACCTGTAGGACTCAAGTTCAACTTCAGACAACCAAAGGGACATCTTGTATGTACAGTAGAAAGGTGGACCATCAGAACAACAATAACACTTATTATCCACAAAAGTGCCAGCAGGTCCTTTCTGTGTGAAACAACCACACAGACGCAACCGGACAACTATCTGAATTCTGAGTCTAAGTTCTCCTGCCCTAACCCTTGACCTCCCAGGCCGTGCAGCCATGTCATGTCTCCGTCATGGTGGATGCTCTGTCCTCCTCCTGGTGGTGTAGGCTGCTGTTACGATATGATGGCCGGATTCCACCTCACCACCGTCAGATTGTCTGCACTCACAGACCTCTTCTTGGCCGCTTTCCTCAAGTCTTTATACTTGTCATCACACAACCTGGAGATGGCCTGAGACATGGAAAAACGCACAATAAGACATAGAATAATATAAAACATAATTTAAGTAACTTTATGTTCATGTACTCAGAGCTACATAACCTTACACTGGAAGCCTAATAACAAAAATGTAGGGATACTCATAGTTTTGCTCTGAAACAGAGCAAGATCACTTATCATTATCTTTAGTGGTATTTCTTTAACAAGTTAGATCAATAGTGAATACGATCCTAAACGCTGCCTGTTTCCCTGTCCAGTGTACCAGCAGTACTATTACAGTTCCactgacagagaacagagaacgtCACGACACAACACGACGCCTCAACCAGCATCAATACCACAAGGGCTCATTTCAGACCGTAATTGCCCAGCGGAGAGGCAGGAGGATGGGGGAAGAGGGgatggggaggaaggagggatgaggacgaagaggagatgggagagaaggGGTCGCTGGTGCTGCTGGGGAGATAATTACACTGCAACGAATGCCGCCTCACGtcctccatcacacacacaaacccacgcAGAGAACACACCACCACCTCTGTCAAATGCACACTGTGCTCACTGCCCACTAATTATCAGGCTCTCTCTTGCCATTGTGTTTGTGCATCCTCCAGCCACGTTTTGCAGAGTTAATATCTTGATGAAAGGGGAAGGAGAAAAGCTCACTCTGGGATGCAATGCAACACAAATGAATGATAAGAAAGAACTCATGCATGCTGTTTTCATATAGGCTACAATGAGTTGGTGATgacagtagtagcagtggtagtagtgtCTATAAACAAGTAGCATTGTGTAGGTCCTTTGAATGCTGGATGTCAAAGAAAAAAAGATCCTCACAGCTGATGGGAATGTGGAGAAGCAGCGACTGTATGCATCAGTGCTACTCACCTCTAGTTTCTGAGCCTTGTCCCTGCTCAGTGGCTCCAGAGGGAAGCTGAGGTTGTTGGCCTTGGCCATGGAGCGCAGGTCAAAGTAGTACTTAGCGTAAACACTAGACGGAACATTGATGTTGAACTGCAGCAGCTCCAGAAACTGACGCTCCAGCTCATTCCTTCatatggagagagaaacagagagagacagagaaagaaagagaacaaACGAGAGAAATAAAAGAGAAAGAAGATAAATTATCTTGAACTGATCTTTATGAAGAACTAAACAACTGAAAAAGAGACGTCACTAACTTCCTTATGTGCTAAGCTTTTAGAATTTTACAAAATTACATATACAAGACTCGATGGTATCAAGTCAATTAACTGTGGCTGCAGCTTAGCTTTGATCTGTTTCAGttcactgtttcccctgacagaCTGTTTCTCTGACATTCTTTAGACAGCCTAATTGg is a window from the Coregonus clupeaformis isolate EN_2021a chromosome 23, ASM2061545v1, whole genome shotgun sequence genome containing:
- the LOC121549526 gene encoding gap junction delta-4 protein isoform X2 — protein: MILLRILVLLFAGYPLYQDEQERFVCNTIQPGCANACYDIFAPISLFRFWLVQLLILCLPYVIFVIYVIHKVTSRLTIDTTDPSDRVRAGPLYQIQQESFRKTALTKTALQAQHGRTQCFTGAYILHLLFRILLEAGFGVAHYYLFGFYIPRRFLCQQIPCTTQVDCYISRPTEKTIILNFMLGAGALSLLLNMADLICAIKRSVRQKTKTKMLVEKMYEEEQYYLPSSGGSRGMEGNLPLHPQDLVVEPGTFRKRGASKSSTADQRAYPHLGEAEHPSAPRCGSSFSSGPSGSNTNGNNLYPAAQEEGPEAEGSEVALCPVDPVGTPRSIRVSKRSRLKPPPPPRRDLCPPTATAAGVPPGTVVCTRRVGQYTLVEMTAPDLQSNTSEGQEKRSEWV
- the LOC121549526 gene encoding gap junction delta-4 protein isoform X1, giving the protein MGRQSASEVVFISLNHNITLVGKIWLILMILLRILVLLFAGYPLYQDEQERFVCNTIQPGCANACYDIFAPISLFRFWLVQLLILCLPYVIFVIYVIHKVTSRLTIDTTDPSDRVRAGPLYQIQQESFRKTALTKTALQAQHGRTQCFTGAYILHLLFRILLEAGFGVAHYYLFGFYIPRRFLCQQIPCTTQVDCYISRPTEKTIILNFMLGAGALSLLLNMADLICAIKRSVRQKTKTKMLVEKMYEEEQYYLPSSGGSRGMEGNLPLHPQDLVVEPGTFRKRGASKSSTADQRAYPHLGEAEHPSAPRCGSSFSSGPSGSNTNGNNLYPAAQEEGPEAEGSEVALCPVDPVGTPRSIRVSKRSRLKPPPPPRRDLCPPTATAAGVPPGTVVCTRRVGQYTLVEMTAPDLQSNTSEGQEKRSEWV